In Pleurocapsa sp. PCC 7319, the following are encoded in one genomic region:
- a CDS encoding DUF29 family protein, with protein sequence MEEILELKDCLLNQQYDRAFAIVEDLEAMGRQDKINNLESFLVILLIHLIKIQVEGRVSRSWKNSIINSLLAIQKRNKLGKKSHFIKENNWSEHILNCQFEAILGAAKEVFEGMDYQEPITRDLKHCSWRNLYFLWRNNCIHKSYIFLSI encoded by the coding sequence ATGGAAGAAATACTGGAATTAAAAGACTGTTTGCTTAATCAACAATACGATCGTGCCTTTGCCATAGTAGAAGATCTTGAAGCAATGGGAAGACAGGATAAGATTAATAACTTAGAGTCATTTCTAGTAATTTTATTGATCCATTTAATCAAAATTCAAGTTGAAGGCAGAGTTTCCAGAAGCTGGAAGAATTCTATTATCAATAGCCTCCTAGCAATTCAAAAACGAAATAAGTTAGGTAAGAAATCTCACTTTATTAAAGAGAATAATTGGAGTGAGCATATATTAAATTGCCAATTTGAAGCAATTTTGGGTGCTGCTAAAGAAGTTTTTGAGGGTATGGATTATCAAGAACCAATTACCAGGGATTTGAAACACTGCTCCTGGCGGAATCTCTATTTTCTCTGGAGAAATAACTGCATACATAAAAGCTATATTTTTCTGAGTATATAA
- the gap gene encoding type I glyceraldehyde-3-phosphate dehydrogenase — protein sequence MTTVRLAINGFGRIGRLVFRAGLNNPNLEFVCINDLVPAEAIAYLLKYDSTHGRFAGTVEAADDGIVVNGKHIPCVSIKNPEELPWRDYEVDYVLECTGLFTTYEGASKHLTAGARRVVISAPTKDPDRVKTLLVGVNHDSFDPQTDVIVSNASCTTNCLAPIAKVINDNFGLAEGLMTTIHAMTATQPTVDGFSKKDLRSGRSAAQNIIPASTGAAKAVTLVLPELTGKLTGMAMRVPTPDVSVVDLTFRTEKATNYAEICRVMASAAAGEMKGVLGYTNEPVVSTDFTGDPHSSIFDASAGMELNSNFFKIVSWYDNEWGYSNRAIDLTLAMVAKEQEMLVTA from the coding sequence ATGACAACTGTCAGACTAGCGATTAACGGTTTTGGGCGTATCGGTAGATTAGTATTTCGTGCCGGACTAAATAATCCCAATCTAGAATTTGTCTGTATTAACGATTTAGTTCCAGCAGAAGCGATCGCTTATCTTCTCAAGTATGATTCTACTCATGGGCGATTTGCTGGCACTGTCGAAGCAGCGGATGATGGCATTGTCGTTAACGGCAAACATATTCCTTGTGTTTCGATTAAAAATCCAGAAGAACTACCTTGGCGGGATTATGAGGTAGATTATGTACTCGAATGCACTGGACTCTTTACCACTTACGAGGGAGCATCCAAGCACCTCACCGCAGGAGCAAGAAGAGTAGTTATTTCTGCACCCACCAAAGATCCAGATCGAGTTAAAACTCTACTAGTGGGAGTTAATCACGATAGTTTTGATCCCCAGACAGATGTGATCGTTTCTAATGCTAGCTGTACCACTAATTGTCTAGCTCCCATCGCTAAAGTAATTAATGATAACTTTGGTTTAGCAGAAGGATTAATGACGACGATCCACGCTATGACAGCGACTCAACCTACGGTAGATGGCTTTAGTAAAAAAGACCTACGTTCTGGACGCAGTGCAGCGCAAAATATCATCCCTGCATCTACAGGGGCAGCTAAAGCGGTAACTTTAGTATTACCAGAATTAACAGGAAAACTTACGGGGATGGCAATGCGTGTCCCTACACCTGATGTATCCGTAGTCGATCTTACCTTTCGCACCGAGAAAGCTACTAATTATGCAGAAATCTGCCGAGTAATGGCATCAGCAGCAGCAGGAGAAATGAAAGGAGTTCTCGGATATACCAATGAGCCGGTAGTTTCTACGGATTTTACGGGCGATCCCCACTCCAGTATTTTTGATGCTAGTGCTGGTATGGAGTTAAATAGTAACTTCTTCAAGATTGTGTCCTGGTATGACAACGAATGGGGCTATTCTAATCGTGCAATTGATTTAACCCTGGCAATGGTAGCTAAAGAACAAGAGATGTTAGTCACGGCTTAG
- a CDS encoding bestrophin family protein, translating to MDKKLNWLEVAFQLEGSVVKTILPRIFIFTSCASVICLSQYMIKQPEFISHVGDLTNNVVYNLVLGLLLVFRTNTAYERFWEGRKSLGLLVVNVRNLARFIHLSIIEEDPKDGEQKTAVLNLLGAFAVATKLQLRGEPANNELKALLSAKQSREIDSAKRMTLQVALWIGEYLQQQLKLGKIDSSQRVEMNNLLNNMVEGLSSCERISQTALPIAYRIYLKRLILIYCLCLPFNLIEKMGWWTLPVVAIVSFILLGLEEVGNELENPFLYGVNDLPVDNLCNSIISDVESIANFSSEEFSSLRTKDCVSL from the coding sequence GTGGATAAAAAATTAAACTGGTTGGAAGTTGCGTTTCAATTAGAAGGTTCAGTAGTCAAAACTATCTTGCCACGAATTTTCATTTTTACTAGTTGTGCTTCTGTAATATGCTTGTCACAATATATGATAAAGCAACCTGAGTTTATTTCACATGTTGGCGATCTTACTAACAATGTAGTTTACAATTTGGTTTTGGGTTTATTGCTAGTATTTCGGACAAATACTGCTTACGAAAGATTTTGGGAGGGTCGAAAATCTTTAGGATTGTTAGTTGTCAATGTTCGTAACTTAGCTCGTTTTATTCACTTAAGTATCATCGAAGAAGATCCCAAAGATGGAGAGCAAAAAACTGCTGTTTTAAATCTATTAGGGGCTTTTGCGGTTGCCACAAAACTACAGTTAAGAGGAGAGCCAGCTAACAACGAGCTCAAAGCATTATTAAGCGCTAAACAGTCAAGAGAGATTGATTCTGCTAAACGGATGACATTACAGGTTGCTTTGTGGATTGGAGAATATCTACAGCAACAACTCAAATTAGGCAAGATTGATAGTTCTCAAAGAGTTGAGATGAATAATCTACTAAATAATATGGTAGAAGGTCTAAGTAGTTGCGAGCGAATTTCCCAAACAGCCCTACCAATTGCTTACCGGATCTATCTCAAAAGGTTGATTTTAATCTATTGTCTTTGTTTACCATTTAATCTAATTGAAAAAATGGGATGGTGGACTTTGCCAGTTGTTGCTATTGTCAGTTTTATCTTATTAGGGTTAGAAGAAGTAGGTAATGAGCTAGAAAATCCCTTTCTTTATGGCGTAAATGATCTACCTGTAGATAATCTTTGCAATAGCATTATCTCTGATGTTGAAAGTATAGCTAATTTCTCTTCCGAAGAATTCAGTTCTTTAAGAACAAAAGACTGTGTTTCACTTTAA
- a CDS encoding low temperature requirement protein A — MTRAIFQPPKLRREECEEGERSATWLELFFDLIFVVAIAQLAHNFKEDFSFFGLVKLAILFIPVWWCWIGATFYDTRFDNDGLVDRLITLLQMAIAATMAANIHHGLDTSSVNFALSYIAFRGVLICQYLHAGYHVPQARHLTNWFAFGFTGSIIFWLGSIFVPLPWRFLLWGLGLIVDFATPLTAGKRVVKVPPDMAHTTERIGLFTIIVLGESIVAVVGGVSGRQWTPVSIAIALLGLSIAFSFWWMYFDTVDESPLHAMKKGKMGIALTWLYSHLPLTIGLTATGVGVEKMIHGLENDSITSEKILFCVAVALCLLILSNLHWTSCELGQTKCKRILTFYRLGAAAFVLTLAFASNILSSLVIITLVAIACTIQIVLDIFNTCS; from the coding sequence ATGACCAGAGCTATATTTCAACCGCCAAAATTACGTCGAGAAGAGTGCGAGGAAGGAGAACGAAGCGCAACTTGGCTAGAGTTATTTTTTGATCTGATTTTTGTCGTAGCGATCGCCCAATTAGCCCATAATTTTAAAGAAGATTTTAGTTTTTTTGGCTTAGTTAAATTAGCAATATTATTTATTCCTGTCTGGTGGTGTTGGATTGGCGCAACTTTTTACGATACTCGGTTTGATAACGATGGCTTAGTAGATCGTTTGATTACTCTGCTGCAAATGGCGATCGCGGCAACAATGGCGGCGAATATCCATCATGGATTAGACACTTCTTCGGTTAATTTCGCCCTGAGCTATATTGCTTTTCGTGGTGTATTGATTTGCCAATATCTTCATGCGGGATATCATGTGCCTCAAGCAAGACATCTAACTAATTGGTTCGCCTTTGGTTTTACTGGTAGCATCATTTTTTGGCTGGGTTCTATCTTTGTCCCCCTACCTTGGCGTTTTCTACTTTGGGGTTTGGGACTAATCGTTGATTTTGCCACACCATTAACAGCTGGAAAAAGAGTAGTCAAAGTTCCTCCTGACATGGCTCATACTACCGAGAGAATTGGACTATTTACGATTATTGTCTTGGGTGAATCTATAGTTGCTGTAGTTGGTGGCGTATCTGGGAGACAATGGACTCCTGTATCAATTGCGATCGCTTTGTTGGGTTTGTCGATTGCTTTTAGCTTTTGGTGGATGTATTTCGATACTGTCGATGAATCTCCTCTCCATGCTATGAAAAAGGGCAAAATGGGTATTGCGCTTACCTGGCTTTATTCCCATCTTCCTCTAACTATTGGTTTAACTGCCACGGGAGTGGGAGTAGAAAAAATGATTCATGGTTTAGAGAATGATTCTATAACTAGTGAAAAAATACTGTTTTGTGTAGCGGTAGCTTTATGTCTTTTAATTCTCTCAAACCTGCATTGGACGAGTTGTGAACTGGGACAAACTAAATGCAAAAGAATTTTGACTTTTTATCGTCTTGGCGCAGCAGCTTTTGTGCTTACCCTCGCCTTTGCCAGTAATATTTTGTCTTCTTTGGTTATTATTACTTTAGTGGCGATCGCCTGCACGATTCAAATTGTTTTGGATATTTTTAATACTTGTTCTTAA
- a CDS encoding quinone-dependent dihydroorotate dehydrogenase, giving the protein MLNFTKPFYPLLLSAVKSDPETAHRQMLKTLSNLEINRHSRWGGLAIKQLEKSFCIETPRLQQTFWGLNFNNPLGLAAGFDKDGTAAGMWSSLGFGFAELGAVTLHSQPGNPRPRMFRLPEDKAALNRMGANNLGAAVMADTLAQTWTRQPRKIPIGINLCKSKIASLDDAAKDYVSSFEYLQDVADYFVINVSSPNTPGLRSLQAGEQLEPILSGLQAANTQNKPILIKIAPDLEWQDIKDIVNLATNYNLSGVIATNTTIRRDGLKTKILKETGNRIEDEAGGISGLPVKERSTEVIRFIYQETNGKLPIIGVGGIFTSEDAWEKIIAGASLLQVYTGWIYRGPWMVNEVLSGLLTKLDDAGLASIEEAVGLEHSE; this is encoded by the coding sequence ATGCTCAACTTTACTAAACCCTTCTATCCCTTGTTGCTTTCTGCTGTTAAAAGCGATCCGGAAACGGCTCATCGTCAGATGCTCAAAACATTAAGCAACCTTGAGATTAATCGTCATTCTAGATGGGGAGGTTTAGCGATTAAACAGTTGGAAAAGTCTTTTTGTATTGAGACTCCTCGTCTACAACAGACATTCTGGGGTTTGAACTTTAATAATCCTCTAGGTTTAGCCGCAGGGTTTGATAAAGATGGTACAGCAGCAGGAATGTGGAGTAGTTTGGGTTTTGGATTTGCGGAATTAGGTGCAGTTACCCTCCACTCCCAACCAGGAAATCCTCGCCCACGAATGTTCCGCCTCCCAGAGGACAAAGCCGCCCTAAATCGCATGGGTGCAAATAATCTTGGTGCAGCAGTGATGGCAGATACCCTAGCGCAAACCTGGACAAGACAACCCCGTAAAATTCCTATTGGTATTAATCTCTGTAAATCGAAAATTGCTTCTTTAGATGACGCAGCTAAGGATTATGTAAGCAGTTTTGAATATCTTCAAGATGTGGCAGACTATTTTGTCATTAACGTTAGTTCACCCAATACTCCCGGATTGCGATCGCTCCAAGCAGGAGAACAATTGGAACCAATCTTATCTGGATTACAAGCAGCAAATACTCAGAATAAACCCATCCTGATCAAAATCGCTCCCGATCTAGAATGGCAAGATATTAAGGATATTGTTAACTTAGCTACTAACTACAATCTCTCTGGTGTAATCGCCACTAACACCACTATTCGTCGTGATGGTTTGAAAACTAAGATCTTAAAAGAGACAGGTAACAGGATTGAGGATGAAGCGGGGGGAATTAGCGGTTTACCTGTGAAGGAGCGTTCGACTGAAGTTATTCGTTTCATTTATCAAGAAACTAACGGTAAGTTACCAATAATTGGTGTCGGTGGTATTTTTACATCCGAAGATGCCTGGGAGAAGATTATTGCCGGGGCGAGTTTATTACAGGTTTATACTGGCTGGATTTATCGAGGTCCCTGGATGGTTAATGAGGTGTTATCGGGATTATTGACTAAATTAGATGATGCAGGTTTGGCTAGTATTGAAGAAGCAGTAGGTTTAGAGCATTCTGAATGA
- a CDS encoding energy transducer TonB — MSYESQLNYQSGKLINPAKLSLFISVALHLLVLKFGLPTLNFNNDSGQREVSVIELSPEQQSRLPDLYPQIENPNIPNINDLPPVDNSNPAAPFAIPRSLIPGLGDPANLPPVAIPPPPNFDLPPLPPITDITLPPIGDLSQLPQPPEINPLDFKVDPTEFPPPDTNKPASETAKPQQPEKPPQTANNPEQKPGKKPQAKPQIKPKPEEIAAKKVAESAKGVRNLRQSLKKNQAGTTNEDARKNYIAWLTKVQEIEPKRIEVQGTYPRDACIRRLKGTSVYGVVVDPEGKVVALDLIKGAKYPIFDQQASQEISKSVLENDTGKPKPYQVLVNYKYDAEICPSLTLPSIRREQKNQTTESEKKPEQAPQPTPQTEPKPAPQPEATPEPKPAPKPQPEATPVPQPTPAPQPTPAPQPTPVPQPTPVPQPTPAPEPLPSLRDRLRNIPLPNRKPSELRDIPLPDKPNFKK; from the coding sequence ATGTCCTACGAATCACAATTGAATTATCAATCTGGCAAGCTAATTAACCCTGCAAAACTATCCTTATTTATTTCGGTAGCTTTACATTTGCTGGTGCTTAAATTTGGTTTGCCAACATTAAATTTTAATAATGATTCAGGACAAAGAGAAGTTTCTGTAATTGAGTTAAGCCCAGAGCAACAGTCGCGTTTGCCTGATTTATATCCCCAAATAGAAAATCCTAATATCCCTAATATCAACGATTTGCCACCGGTTGATAATAGCAACCCTGCCGCACCATTCGCCATACCTCGTTCATTGATTCCTGGCTTAGGAGATCCTGCTAATCTACCTCCCGTAGCCATTCCGCCACCGCCAAATTTTGATCTTCCTCCTTTACCACCGATAACTGATATCACTTTGCCTCCAATTGGTGATTTGTCACAATTACCTCAACCACCAGAAATTAATCCTCTGGACTTCAAAGTTGATCCAACTGAATTCCCACCTCCAGATACTAATAAACCAGCGTCAGAAACCGCCAAGCCTCAGCAACCAGAAAAGCCACCACAAACTGCAAATAACCCCGAACAAAAGCCAGGTAAAAAACCTCAAGCAAAACCTCAGATTAAGCCCAAACCTGAGGAAATTGCAGCCAAAAAAGTTGCTGAATCGGCGAAGGGAGTAAGAAACCTTCGCCAAAGTCTCAAAAAAAACCAAGCTGGAACCACTAATGAAGATGCAAGGAAAAACTATATCGCTTGGCTAACTAAAGTCCAAGAAATAGAACCTAAAAGAATTGAAGTTCAAGGTACTTATCCGCGAGATGCCTGCATAAGAAGGCTTAAAGGTACAAGTGTATACGGAGTTGTGGTAGACCCTGAGGGAAAAGTTGTTGCTTTAGATTTGATTAAGGGCGCAAAATACCCAATCTTTGATCAACAAGCAAGTCAAGAAATTAGTAAAAGCGTCTTAGAGAATGATACTGGAAAGCCTAAACCTTATCAGGTATTAGTTAACTATAAGTATGATGCCGAAATATGTCCTTCTTTAACTCTTCCCTCTATTAGAAGGGAACAGAAAAATCAAACAACTGAATCAGAGAAAAAACCCGAACAAGCGCCGCAACCAACACCACAAACAGAACCCAAGCCTGCTCCTCAGCCTGAGGCAACCCCTGAACCTAAACCTGCACCTAAACCTCAGCCTGAGGCAACTCCAGTACCGCAACCAACTCCTGCACCGCAACCAACTCCTGCACCGCAACCAACTCCTGTACCGCAACCAACTCCTGTACCGCAACCAACTCCTGCACCAGAACCATTGCCTTCATTACGCGATCGGCTACGAAATATTCCTCTTCCTAATCGCAAGCCCTCGGAATTAAGAGATATTCCTTTACCTGATAAGCCAAATTTCAAAAAATAA
- a CDS encoding glycogen/starch/alpha-glucan phosphorylase, with the protein METKTSQQLAQTATTSNSAHQNIQVEDDRTGMSVETLKRAFADNLFYVQGKDQSTATLHDYYQALAYTVRDRLLHRFIKTGRTYYEGNVKVVCYLSAEFLMGRHLQNNLIALGIYEKMRQVVKESGLNIDDLIEQEPDPGLGNGGLGRLAACFLDSLANLEMPAIGYGIRYEFGIFHQALRDGWQAEIPDNWLMFQNPWEIARPEDSVEVKLGGHTEVYRDEKGHNRVSWICDRKVKAVPYDTPVPGYRTNTVNSLRLWKAEASEEFNFEAFNAGNYDRAVGEKMSSETISKVLYPNDNTPQGKELRLAQQFFFVSASLQDLIRIHLHIHPNLSNFHERAAIQLNDTHPAVAVAELMRLLIDEHAMDWDQAWDITQKTLAYTNHTLLPEALERWSVSLFSRMLPRHIEIIYEINHRFLEDIRTWFPDDDDLTTELSIIEEGADKKVRMANLACVGSHAINGVAALHTQLLQKYTLHGFAKLWPEKFFNKTNGVTPRRWILLSNPRLSKLITEKIQSDSWLKNLDEMRKIEQFIDDPEFCQQWREIKRKNKITLANQIKKIKNVDVNVDSIFDVLVKRIHEYKRQHLMVLHIITLYNRIKQNPSIDIVPRTFIFGGKAAPGYFMAKLIIKFANSVAEVVNKDPDVKGRLKVVFLPNFNVSLGQKIYPAADLSEQVSTAGKEASGTGNMKFAMNGALTIGTLDGANIEIREEAGAENFFLFGLTAEEVYQMKADGYDPMSYYNSNEELKLVIDRVSKGYFSHGDTKLFKPIVDSLLYDDPYMLLADYQAYIDCQERVSETYQDKDKWTKMSILNSARMGKFSSDRTIKEYCEQIWGIKPVKIDLEAYK; encoded by the coding sequence ATGGAAACTAAAACTTCTCAACAACTTGCTCAAACAGCTACTACAAGCAATTCGGCTCATCAAAATATTCAGGTGGAAGATGATCGCACAGGAATGAGCGTAGAGACTCTCAAGCGAGCCTTCGCCGATAACCTATTTTATGTTCAGGGCAAAGACCAATCGACCGCTACTCTTCACGACTACTATCAAGCATTAGCTTATACAGTACGCGATCGCCTACTACATCGATTTATCAAAACTGGACGCACTTATTACGAGGGTAACGTAAAAGTAGTATGCTATCTCTCCGCAGAATTTTTAATGGGTCGTCATCTGCAAAATAATTTGATTGCCTTGGGAATCTACGAAAAGATGCGTCAAGTAGTCAAGGAATCAGGGTTAAACATCGACGACCTAATTGAACAAGAACCAGATCCTGGTTTGGGAAACGGTGGTTTAGGTAGACTCGCTGCCTGTTTCTTAGACTCCTTGGCAAATTTGGAAATGCCCGCGATCGGTTATGGTATTCGCTACGAATTTGGTATTTTCCATCAGGCATTAAGAGACGGTTGGCAAGCCGAAATTCCTGACAACTGGTTGATGTTCCAAAATCCTTGGGAAATTGCTCGCCCTGAAGACTCAGTTGAAGTTAAGTTGGGCGGACATACCGAAGTCTATCGCGATGAAAAAGGACATAATCGCGTTAGTTGGATTTGCGATCGCAAGGTCAAAGCGGTACCCTATGATACTCCTGTACCAGGTTATCGCACCAACACCGTGAACTCTCTGCGATTATGGAAAGCAGAAGCCAGTGAAGAATTCAACTTTGAAGCCTTTAATGCTGGTAACTATGACCGAGCAGTAGGGGAAAAAATGAGTTCGGAAACTATTTCCAAAGTACTTTATCCTAATGACAATACACCTCAGGGTAAAGAACTTCGTTTAGCACAGCAGTTTTTCTTTGTTTCTGCTTCGCTACAGGATTTAATTCGCATTCATTTACATATTCATCCTAATCTAAGCAATTTCCACGAAAGAGCTGCAATTCAGCTTAACGATACTCATCCTGCAGTAGCCGTAGCCGAGTTAATGCGTCTATTGATCGATGAACATGCAATGGACTGGGATCAAGCTTGGGATATTACTCAAAAAACCTTAGCCTATACTAACCATACTTTACTACCAGAAGCTCTAGAAAGATGGTCAGTGAGTTTGTTTAGCCGAATGCTACCCAGACATATCGAGATTATTTATGAAATAAATCATCGTTTCTTGGAAGATATTCGCACTTGGTTTCCCGATGATGACGATTTAACCACAGAACTTTCAATTATTGAAGAAGGGGCAGACAAAAAAGTTCGCATGGCAAACTTAGCCTGTGTTGGTAGTCATGCTATTAACGGGGTGGCAGCATTGCACACACAATTGCTCCAGAAATATACTCTTCATGGGTTTGCCAAACTGTGGCCAGAAAAATTCTTTAACAAAACCAATGGTGTGACTCCCCGTCGCTGGATCTTACTTAGCAATCCCCGACTATCAAAACTGATTACGGAAAAAATTCAAAGTGATAGCTGGTTAAAAAATCTCGATGAAATGCGGAAAATTGAACAATTCATCGACGATCCTGAATTTTGTCAACAATGGCGAGAGATTAAGCGTAAAAACAAAATTACCCTGGCAAATCAAATTAAGAAAATAAAGAATGTTGACGTAAATGTTGATTCTATTTTTGATGTCTTAGTTAAACGGATTCACGAATATAAGCGTCAACATTTAATGGTGTTGCACATAATCACCCTTTACAATCGCATCAAACAAAACCCCAGTATTGATATTGTGCCTCGCACCTTTATCTTTGGTGGCAAAGCTGCCCCTGGCTACTTTATGGCAAAATTGATTATCAAATTTGCTAACTCAGTAGCAGAAGTAGTAAACAAAGATCCTGATGTTAAAGGACGTTTAAAAGTAGTGTTCTTGCCTAACTTCAATGTTTCTTTAGGGCAAAAAATCTATCCAGCAGCAGACTTGTCGGAACAAGTTTCTACTGCCGGTAAAGAGGCTTCTGGTACTGGTAACATGAAGTTTGCTATGAACGGAGCCCTAACTATTGGTACTTTAGATGGAGCCAATATTGAAATTCGCGAAGAGGCTGGCGCGGAAAACTTTTTCTTATTTGGTTTAACCGCAGAAGAAGTTTATCAAATGAAGGCTGATGGTTACGATCCTATGTCTTACTACAATAGTAATGAAGAACTAAAATTAGTAATTGATCGCGTTTCTAAAGGCTACTTTAGTCACGGTGACACTAAGTTATTTAAGCCTATCGTTGATTCTTTACTGTATGACGATCCTTATATGCTGTTAGCTGACTATCAAGCATATATTGATTGCCAAGAGCGAGTTTCTGAAACTTACCAAGACAAAGATAAGTGGACTAAGATGTCAATTCTCAACTCTGCTCGTATGGGTAAATTCTCCAGCGATCGCACTATCAAAGAATATTGTGAGCAAATCTGGGGTATTAAACCAGTAAAAATTGATTTGGAAGCCTATAAGTAA
- the eno gene encoding phosphopyruvate hydratase has protein sequence MLNQSEAVIEAIAAREILDSRGRPTIEAEVRLETGVVGLAQVPSGASTGSFEAHELRDGDQHRYGGKGVLTAVRNVKEKITPELLEVDALEQATIDQIMIDRDGSPNKKNLGANAILAVSLATAKAAAEEVELPLYRYLGSPLSNVLPVPMMNVINGGSHADNNVDFQEFMIMPVGADSFKEALRWGAEVFASLSKVLGEKNLLTGVGDEGGYAPNLGSNQEALDLLITAIEQAGYKPGEQISLAMDVAASEFYENGNYNYDGELHSPDEFINYLTELVEKYPIISIEDALHEDDWDSWKTLTEKLGSKIQLVGDDLFVTNKTRLQKGIDLDVGNAILIKLNQIGTLTETLETIDLATRNGYRSVISHRSGETEDTTIADLAVATRAGQIKTGSLCRSERVAKYNRLLRIEEELGDRALYAGKIGLGPKC, from the coding sequence ATGCTTAACCAATCGGAAGCCGTAATTGAAGCGATCGCTGCTAGAGAAATTTTAGATTCTCGTGGTCGTCCTACTATTGAAGCAGAGGTACGTCTGGAGACGGGAGTTGTCGGATTAGCTCAAGTACCCAGCGGGGCATCCACAGGTAGTTTTGAGGCTCACGAATTAAGAGATGGCGATCAACACCGCTACGGAGGCAAAGGAGTCTTAACCGCAGTCCGTAACGTTAAAGAAAAAATCACCCCTGAATTATTAGAGGTAGACGCATTAGAACAGGCAACCATCGACCAAATAATGATCGATCGCGACGGTTCTCCCAATAAGAAAAATTTGGGAGCAAACGCAATTCTGGCAGTATCCTTAGCCACCGCCAAAGCAGCTGCTGAAGAAGTGGAGTTACCTCTATATCGTTATCTGGGTAGCCCTCTGTCTAACGTTTTGCCAGTGCCAATGATGAATGTGATCAACGGTGGTTCCCATGCAGATAATAACGTTGATTTTCAAGAATTTATGATTATGCCTGTGGGGGCAGATTCTTTTAAAGAAGCCTTGCGTTGGGGAGCTGAAGTTTTTGCTTCATTAAGTAAGGTTTTGGGCGAAAAAAATCTCTTAACTGGTGTAGGAGACGAGGGAGGATATGCTCCGAATCTGGGTTCTAACCAAGAAGCCTTAGATTTATTGATTACGGCGATCGAGCAAGCCGGATATAAGCCAGGAGAACAGATCAGTTTGGCAATGGATGTAGCTGCTAGTGAATTTTACGAAAATGGGAACTATAACTACGATGGTGAGCTTCATTCTCCTGATGAGTTTATCAATTATTTGACAGAGCTAGTTGAGAAATATCCCATTATTTCCATTGAAGATGCACTCCATGAAGATGATTGGGATAGCTGGAAAACCTTGACTGAAAAGCTGGGCTCAAAAATTCAGCTGGTGGGAGATGATTTATTTGTGACCAATAAAACTAGGTTACAAAAGGGAATTGACTTGGATGTGGGGAACGCCATTTTAATCAAGTTAAATCAAATTGGAACACTGACTGAAACTTTAGAAACCATAGATTTAGCTACTCGCAATGGTTATCGTTCCGTCATTAGTCATCGTTCAGGAGAAACAGAAGATACAACTATTGCCGATCTTGCTGTTGCCACCCGCGCCGGACAAATCAAGACTGGCTCTCTTTGCCGTAGCGAGCGAGTCGCCAAATATAATCGACTGTTGAGAATTGAAGAAGAATTAGGCGATCGCGCTTTATATGCTGGCAAAATTGGTTTGGGACCAAAATGCTAA